A portion of the Magnolia sinica isolate HGM2019 chromosome 17, MsV1, whole genome shotgun sequence genome contains these proteins:
- the LOC131231380 gene encoding uncharacterized protein LOC131231380: MEERKMALRSLDNALPTTPERPKKVAKVTPSPIRNPPDSGVNDENAAPTTVVDPTPDYITSKDLKPLPDPEAKIQGLLDGLDSKDWVKVCKALNDARRLALYHSSLLLPIMDKVMLVMVKAMKNPRSSLCKTSIMASTDIFQAFGHLLLSSSPDAFDHLLLQLLLKASQDKKFVCEEAEKALQAMTAFVPPLPLLQKLQTYVSHTNLKVRAKAAVSISNCVSNMALQGMKEFGFLPLIRMAADLLNDRLPEARESARSIANSVYEVFEADDERKTSEMSSLESWQSLCLSGLPPISAQAMVKIVPQ; this comes from the exons atggAAGAAAGGAAAATGGCTCTTAGATCTCTCGACAACGCTCTCCCAACGACGCCCGAAAGGCCGAAGAAGGTAGCAAAGGTCACGCCGTCCCCCATCCGAAATCCTCCTGATTCCGGTGTGAACGACGAAAACGCGGCGCCGACGACcgttgtggaccccacccctgattaCATCACTTCCAAGGATCTCAAGCCCCTTCCGGACCCAGAAGCAAAAATCCAA GGTTTATTGGACGGGTTAGATTCAAAGGATTGGGTGAAGGTGTGCAAGGCACTAAATGATGCACGCCGATTGGCTCTTTACCACTCCTCTCTTCTGCTCCCCATTAT GGATAAAGTTATGTTGGTGATGGTGAAAGCTATGAAGAACCCAAGGAGTTCATTATGCAAGACATCCATTATGGCTTCTACTGATATTTTCCAAGCCTTCGGCCATCTCTTACTTTCTTCATCGCCTGATGCTTTTGATCATTTG CTACTGCAGCTCTTGCTGAAGGCATCTCAAGACAAGAAGTTTGTGTGTGAAGAAGCTGAGAAGGCACTCCAGGCAATGACTGCCTTTGTGCCGCCACTTCCCTTGCTCCAAAAGCTCCAGACCTATGTTAGCCACACCAACCTTAAAGTAAGGGCCAAAGCTGCTGTTTCCATCTCCAACTGTGTCTCCAATATG GCCCTTCAAGGGATGAAAGAATTCGGATTCCTTCCGCTGATTCGAATGGCGGCAGACTTGCTGAATGACAGGCTGCCTGAGGCTCGGGAATCTGCTCGAAGCATCGCAAATTCAGTCTATGAGGTGTTTGAAGCAGACGATGAAAGGAAAACGAGCGAAATGTCATCTCTTGAGTCGTGGCAGAGCCTGTGCTTGTCTGGTTTGCCACCCATTTCGGCACAAGCAATGGTTAAAATAGTTCCCCAGTag
- the LOC131231470 gene encoding pentatricopeptide repeat-containing protein At5g08510, whose translation MKQLKEIHAHTLRNGIDHTKYLIVKLLSLSNISYARSLFDHQLIFPTTFLYNKLLQAYASHALPYQCLSLFSQMLSHSSTPPNTYSFTFVFTACATLPSSPKHGRAIHALFLKMGFRFDAFVFTSLVDMYAKSGVLEYARRVFDEMPERDLPSWNSIVAGYAKWGALAEANELFERMPGRNVVSWTAMVSGYCQNGRFEEAMEVFLMMEREAGVRPNEVTLASVLPACAKLGALELGERIDRYARENGFLRNVFVANALVEMYAKCGRIDKAQRMFEEMGRGRNLCSWNSMIMGLAVHGRWKEGLELFHEMLASGITPDDITFVAVLLACTHGGLVDHGWRFFESMEKEFSLSPKLEHYGCMVDLLGRSGQLDEAYALITSMPMSPDSVVWGALLGACSFYGHVEMAERVAEFLFELEPWNPGNYVILSNVYAASDRWDGVAKVRIQMKGNQMKKAAGYSFIESGGIVHKFIVEDRSHQRSDEIYALLDEVMANMKLLRYFPNLDSELENYE comes from the exons ATGAAGCAGCTGAAGGAAATCCACGCTCACACCCTTCGCAACGGCATCGACCACACCAAATACCTCATCGtgaaacttctctctctctcaaacatctCATACGCACGCTCTCTCTTCGATCATCAGCTCATTTTCCCAACCACGTTCCTCTACAACAAGCTTCTCCAAGCTTACGCCTCCCACGCTCTTCCCTACCAAtgcctctccctcttctctcagATGCTCTCCCACTCCTCCACACCTCCAAACACCTACTCCTTCACCTTCGTTTTCACCGCCTGCGCTACCCTCCCGTCGTCGCCCAAACACGGCCGAGCGATCCACGCCCTATTCCTTAAGATGGGTTTTCGATTCGACGCATTCGTTTTCACTTCGTTGGTTGATATGTACGCGAAATCTGGGGTTCTCGAGTATGCACGTAGGGTGTTCGACGAAATGCCTGAGAGGGACTTGCCCTCTTGGAACTCAATTGTAGCGGGTTATGCTAAGTGGGGGGCGCTGGCGGAGGCGAATGAGCTTTTTGAGAGGATGCCTGGGAGGAATGTGGTTTCTTGGACAGCGATGGTTTCTGGGTACTGTCAGAATGGGAGGTTTGAGGAGGCAATGGAGGTGTTTTTGATGATGGAAAGGGAGGCTGGGGTGAGGCCAAATGAAGTGACGCTGGCGAGTGTCCTTCCAGCTTGTGCGAAGCTTGGGGCGTTGGAGTTGGGGGAGAGGATCGATAGGTATGCAAGGGAGAATGGGTTCTTGAGGAATGTGTTTGTGGCAAATGCTTTGGTTGAGATGTACGCCAAGTGCGGGAGGATTGACAAGGCGCAGCGAATGTTTGAAGAGATGGGCAGGGGGAGGAATCTTTGTTCTTGGAATTCCATGATCATGGGTTTGGCTGTTCATGGGAGATGGAAGGAGGGTTTGGAGCTTTTCCATGAAATGCTG GCAAGTGGAATCACACCCGATGATATTACATTCGTTGCTGTTCTGTTGGCATGCACTCATGGAGGCCTAGTTGACCATGGTTGGCGATTTTTTGAATCTATGGAGAAAGAGTTCTCCCTTAGTCCTAAATTGGAACACTATGGCTGCATGGTTGATCTTTTGGGACGGTCTGGACAGTTAGATGAAGCTTATGCTCTAATAACAAGCATGCCCATGAGTCCAGATTCAGTAGTATGGGGGGCTCTTTTAGGAGCTTGCAGTTTCTATGGCCATGTTGAGATGGCAGAAAGAGTAGCTGAGTTCCTCTTTGAGCTGGAGCCATGGAATCCAGGAAATTATGTGATTCTTTCGAATGTTTATGCGGCATCAGACCGGTGGGATGGGGTCGCAAAGGTGAGGATACAGATGAAAGGGAACCAAATGAAGAAGGCAGCAGGTTACAGTTTTATCGAATCAGGGGGCATTGTTCACAAGTTTATTGTGGAGGATAGATCACATCAAAGATCTGATGAGATCTATGCATTATTGGACGAAGTTATGGCGAATATGAAGCTTCTTCGATACTTTCCCAATTTGGATTCCGAACTCGAGAATTATGAGTAA